In Haematobia irritans isolate KBUSLIRL chromosome 1, ASM5000362v1, whole genome shotgun sequence, a genomic segment contains:
- the Map205 gene encoding microtubule-associated protein 205 — protein sequence MEDQEVFDQYLEHRQQHQNYVIDNMSAVAGCGDGGSCSGDILGAKFDEQLQSEPHDVGDDDELKYVKEVQQSEKHQTSGEYNNTNELAENEQATATYSYETGNGGTITMEGLKDITESLDSYSNGHEKNKSEDQEMGVVNTHSPNLIASVSAEKNHAYSFEQKEVGDDEEASSLLSNGTSSLSENVAQIPADDLDMLTSQSEQQTCLSKFSLQQAAEGHIELALSQLNPEAKEFVPTIASPTSPISPEPNNSHLDEEFYGQPASAVPRRIISDDDFVAQSPRKGGCGNMDAISLPPEQEFDEEADQRPHELTQDNMDPFDMGPVGNVESIDNTNKDCYSINEVNVPINTENTNLIDHGPETCVDLDVDISKLKCDDLPVTDNDVMKQSIYISSSDPIEDVLNSVQPIPTEIDSVNNSFIEDSHACIGDKEQLQIEEKEHVSNSPSTEEMDLHDVTDNTNLAKTMPCDATVEPESFYIESNQTGGQNTLQDGCQVESLETKYDDVLATVSNSVNENNDKKEIFGTLAFEKHLMEDTKEQHGADSKSLEQLMNQVSLNVEDIVTAKDNTYDSEKINSTTEGADMLEQLNNMTLHTDDHFSQVEEVTTLHDGTVIEKDSICEKSFANNICQEKETEQVVENTQVQPVKDIVEHHTGSEDIGQILGNVRQDSENSTLVEAVVNSEIITNSEICKSEEKELEFLGSNSSMNIVTDEIPIMNFEQQLGNSLNEATKSPIEAIAAKLENNMGLVENAFVAEESAFVVESMPTKHENSDIELVENTLDINVESIVVNTMNDKMCTTLLENITNNTVETQKDIANVDEVANNTAGGIIEQNEVSIKNQEILNSKKPDNIKKTAAKNTTSTVKPKVSSISATSKKAAISEPTKRVIGITAKPKPAPSKTLATTGTTEKKLTKPTSASVTSARKPVPQPVNKVAPKSSTSTASRSTAQTKTVPSKPIAPARTVSSASTVARKPTSSASSGVSKPRPTSTNTSVTSKPTLGLPSSVNGAVKTKATSPRALSSTSQIRQTPTSTSSVKSPVKPATTNIQAKSTASTSRPKAPNDTTSVTTSTKPFTARPAPKFTTTTTTTSRRLTVGGTTTSQSTSKLTITSTSQRKSSPIKTTMNKTPTKPPNSNITAKNTKSITKETPTKPSDKKLNGTVPSADLAAGEAQAHPLENSVPKMDEKRVFDQDGNSGIQIDLSIA from the exons ATGGAGGATCAAGAAGTATTTGATCAATATTTAGAACACAGACAGCAACATCAAAACTACGTCATTGACAATATGAGCGCTGTTGCCGGTTGTGGCGACGGTGGTAGTTGCAGTGGAGATATCTTGGGAGCAAAGTTTGATGAACAActgcaaagtgaaccacacgacGTTGGCGACGATGACGAATTGAAGTATGTTAAAGAAGTGCAACAGAGCGAAAAACATCAGACTAGTGGTGAATACAACAACACGAATGAGTTGGCAGAAAATGAACAAGCAACAGCAACATACAGTTACGAAACTGGTAATGGTGGTACTATCACCATGGAAGGCTTGAAAGACATTACCGAGAGCTTAGATTCTTATTCAAATGGACATGAGAAAAATAAGTCCGAAGATCAAGAAATGGGAGTTGTCAACACCCACTCGCCTAATTTAATTGCGTCAGTATCAGCAGAAAAAAATCACGCATACTCTTTTGAGCAAAAAGAAGTGGGAGATGATGAAGAAGCTAGCTCTTTGCTTTCAAATGGTACAAGCTCTCTTAGTGAAAACGTGGCACAAATTCCAGCCGACGATTTGGACATGCTTACTAGTCAAAGTGAGCAACAAACTtgcctgtcaaaattttctttacagcaGGCTGCTGAAGGACATATCGAACTGGCACTATCACAGCTCAATCCAGAGGCTAAGGAATTTGTACCCACTATCGCATCTCCTACTTCGCCAATTTCTCCCGAACCCAATAATTCACATTTAGATGAAGAATTTTATGGCCAACCCGCTTCAGCTGTTCCACGTCGTATTATAAGCGACGATGATTTCGTAGCGCAGAGTCCCCGGAAAGGGGGATGCGGAAATATGGATGCCATCTCTTTACCACCTGAACAAGAGTTCGATGAAGAAGCCGACCAACGACCTCATGAACTAACTCAAGATAATATGGATCCATTCGATATGGGACCAGTAGGAAATGTGGAATCTATTGACAATACAAACAAGGATTGCTATTCTATAAACGAAGTCAATGTTCCAATCAACACTGAGAACACTAATTTGATTGATCATGGACCCGAGACTTGCGTCGACCTAGATGTGGACATATCAAAGTTAAAATGTGATGATCTGCCTGTAACAGACAATGATGTCATGAAACAGTCCATATACATTTCCAGTTCCGATCCCATAGAGGATGTACTGAATAGTGTTCAACCTATTCCAACTGAAATTGATAGcgttaataattcatttattgAAGATTCACATGCCTGCATTGGAGACAAGGAACAATTGCAGATCGAGGAAAAAGAACATGTGTCCAATTCGCCATCAACAGAAGAAATGGATTTACATGACGTCACAGATAATACCAATCTGGCTAAAACCATGCCTTGCGACGCAACAGTGGAGCCCGAGTCATTCTACATTGAATCAAATCAGACAGGAGGCCAAAATACATTACAAGATGGATGCCAGGTTGAAAGTTTGGAAACTAAATACGATGATGTACTAGCTACAGTTTCCAACAGCGTCAATGAAAATAAcgataaaaaggaaatttttggaacattagcTTTTGAAAAACACTTGATGGAAGACACTAAAGAACAGCATGGTGCTGATAGCAAGAGCTTAGAGCAACTGATGAACCAAGTTAGTTTGAATGTTGAAGATATTGTAACTGCAAAGGATAACACATACgatagtgaaaaaataaattcgacAACGGAAGGTGCTGATATGCTTGAACAATTGAATAACATGACGTTGCACACTGATGACCACTTCTCACAG GTAGAAGAAGTTACAACATTACATGATGGAACTGTCATCGAAAAAGATTCTATATGCGAAAAAAGCTTTGCTAATAACATATGCCAAGAAAAGGAGACAGAGCAAGTTGTCGAAAATACTCAGGTTCAGCCCGTAAAAGACATAGTTGAACATCATACTGGCAGTGAAGATATAGGACAAATCTTAGGGAATGTCCGTCAGGACTCAGAGAACAGCACTTTAGTAGAGGCGGTAGTCAATTCCGAAATCATAACTAATTCGGAAATATGCAAATCAGAAGAAAAAGAACTCGAGTTTCTTGGTTCGAATTCAAGTATGAACATTGTAACTGATGAGATCCCGATAATGAATTTTGAGCAGCAGCTTGGAAACAGTCTTAATGAGGCTACTAAGTCTCCAATAGAAGCAATAGCAGCAAAGCTCGAAAATAACATGGGACTGGTTGAAAACGCATTCGTTGCAGAAGAAAGCGCTTTTGTTGTTGAATCAATGCCAACAAAACATGAAAATAGTGATATCGAACTAGTTGAAAACACGTTGGACATAAACGTGGAAAGTATTGTGGTCAATACTATGAACGATAAAATGTGTACAACCTTAttggaaaatataacaaataataCCGTAGAAACACAAAAAGATATTGCGAATGTCGACGAAGTTGCTAATAATACTGCTGGTGGTATAATTGAGCAAAACGAAGTTTCTAttaaaaaccaggaaattttaaattctaagaAACCTGACAACATTAAAAAGACCGCTGCCAAGAATACAACCAGCACAGTCAAGCCCAAAGTGTCATCCATTTCAGCGACATCAAAAAAAGCAGCTATATCTGAACCAACTAAGAGAGTAATCGGTATCACTGCCAAACCCAAACCTGCACCATCGAAGACTTTGGCTACTACGGGCACCACTGAAAAGAAGTTGACAAAGCCAACGTCAGCTAGTGTCACCAGTGCACGTAAGCCAGTCCCACAACCAGTAAATAAAGTTGCTCCTAAAAGTTCTACTAGCACAGCAAGTCGATCAACAGCTCAAACGAAAACTGTACCTTCCAAACCAATAGCGCCCGCTCGCACAGTATCATCTGCTTCTACAGTTGCTCGTAAACCCACGTCTTCCGCTAGTTCTGGTGTTTCAAAACCTAGACCTACATCGACAAACACATCTGTGACATCGAAACCAACACTTGGCTTACCGTCAAGTGTCAACGGTGCTGTCAAAACAAAAGCAACTTCACCACGTGCACTATCATCAACATCTCAAATACGTCAAACACCTACTTCAACGTCAAGCGTCAAAAGTCCTGTCAAGCCTGCGACAACGAATATACAGGCTAAATCTACTGCATCCACAAGTCGTCCTAAGGCACCTAATGATACTACGAGTGTTACGACTTCAACGAAACCATTCACAGCACGCCCAGCCCCTAAATTTACAACCACAACAACTACGACTAGCAGACGTCTAACTGTTGGAGGAACTACAACATCGCAATCCACATCAAAATTAACAATCACTAGTACATCTCAACGCAAATCTTCACCAATTAAGACTACAATGAACAAAACCCCCACTAAACCTCCAAATTCCAATATTACGGCTAAAAATACAAAATCGATTACAAAAGAAACCCCTACCAAACCTTCtgacaaaaaattgaatggaacTGTACCATCTGCGGATTTAGCCGCAGGAGAAGCACAAGCTCATCCCCTAGAAAATTCTGTTCCTAAAATGGATGAAAAAAGAGTTTTCGACCAAGATGGTAATAGTGGTATCCAAATTGATTTGAGTATTGCTTAA